Below is a window of Lentimicrobium sp. L6 DNA.
TAATTTTTGCCGCAGGCGCAACCCAAAAATTACACAACATATTGCCACCGTTGGGCTCCATTTACGGAAGACTGAATAACTAACAAAAATGCTAAGCAGTAAAAACAAAATAGAAATTGGAATAAGCAAAAGAAAAGGAATTGTAATGACAATAGTTGCTGCAATTATTTTTTTGATTGGAATCTGGGCATTAATAGAAATTAAATCAATGGACTCTGAGCTTGACCGAATCTTTTTAATGGTTTTGTTGACTCTAATAGTCCTTTCCTTTGGCTTTTTTGGTTTCCTTGGAATTTATAGAATTATTAAAAATGAAGAAGGACTATTTATCAATGACATAGGAATTAAAATAAATGTCGGACCTAATAAAGGACATTTCGTAAACTGGAATGAGATAACTGAATTAAAAATTCATAATCAATTACAAGGACCAGTATTCTTGCTAATTTTCGTAAAAAAACCGCAAAAGTTCATTCAAAACTCAACTGGAATTAAAAGACTTCAATTAAAAATGAATAATAAATCGCATAAGACACCTTTGAGTATTGCTACAGATTGGCTCGAATGTAGTTTTGAAGACCTGTTAGAGATAATGGAAGGAAAAATAATGAAAAACGGAGCCCAACAAAAAACATAGTGCATTTGGAAATCAGAGTAATAAATGACGATATTAGCTATAAATAAAGTAAGTGGTAATTTGAAAAATAAAGGTTTCAAAAATCCAAACGCACCATGTTCCAAACGTTGTGCATAATTTAGAAAAGACCGAATGGCAGATATAACTAGAAGAGAAAAATTGAAACTTGAAAAGCTATTTGATATGGGAGGCGGTTATGTTCTTGACTTCTCAAATAGAACTTTAAGTGACTTTGTTTTTGAGACACTTGATATTGATTTGTATTCTGATAAATATTCTGACAATGGAGATTCTAAAGCTAATAGACTTAGAACAATATGGCAAAAAGAGAACAACTATTCCGTTGGGAAATTAATGTCAGAAATGTTGGATTATTGGAAAGACCAAAAAGCAATGTCCTATAGCGAAATTTCCCAACCAGAACAAAATTTGTATGAAGAGTGCGGAAAAATTGCAAAGAGATTATTAGAAGGTAAAATTATAGAAGAGATTGAAGTAATTCAAGGAAAAGAAGATGATAAGGATTTTAGCTTATTAGCAAAATCAATAAGAGAGAGTATAGAAAAAAATGAGCCAGAAGCAGCACTTGATAGACTGCATACTTATGCTATGAAGTTTACCCGA
It encodes the following:
- a CDS encoding STM3941 family protein; this encodes MLSSKNKIEIGISKRKGIVMTIVAAIIFLIGIWALIEIKSMDSELDRIFLMVLLTLIVLSFGFFGFLGIYRIIKNEEGLFINDIGIKINVGPNKGHFVNWNEITELKIHNQLQGPVFLLIFVKKPQKFIQNSTGIKRLQLKMNNKSHKTPLSIATDWLECSFEDLLEIMEGKIMKNGAQQKT
- a CDS encoding abortive infection family protein, whose product is MADITRREKLKLEKLFDMGGGYVLDFSNRTLSDFVFETLDIDLYSDKYSDNGDSKANRLRTIWQKENNYSVGKLMSEMLDYWKDQKAMSYSEISQPEQNLYEECGKIAKRLLEGKIIEEIEVIQGKEDDKDFSLLAKSIRESIEKNEPEAALDRLHTYAMKFTRRLCENHGIEIKKDESLNALFGKYVKFIVASEKIESKMTERILKYSIHVIEAFNDIRNNRSFAHDNVILNYSESVLIFNNVTNSIKFIESIEKTIEQENKEEEKESIDWEDLPF